CACCGTGGCCACCTACCGCGCCGATGACCTGGAGACAGTGACGGTGGTTGTGACCAAGCCAGGCTACCAGCCGCAGGGTACGGTGTTTTACGTGGCTGACGATCTGCCAAGCCAGGTCTACGCCCGGGAGACTTTCACGATGCTGCCCACGGCTTTCCCGGCGGGTGCCGAAGGTACGGATGAGATAAAGCCCATCATGAAAGACGAGCCCGGCGAGGTCATTGGCTGGGAAAAGCCTGCAACCACGGGAGCGACCAATTCGATGTTCAAGATCGCGGGGCTATAGCCGCTCACGCTCGGTTGACGGGCGCGATCAGGTGACGAAAAGCAGACGCCGCGGATTGCAGACCAGTCCGCGGCGTCTTTGGTGTTTCATTGGGCAATGTATCGTCAGCGTTGGGCAAGAATGGCCTTGAAATCCCGCCGGAAGGCCTGCAACGCCTTCCCTCGATGACTTACCTGGCTTTTCTCCGCGCGGCTCAGCCGGGCGAAAGTGCACCCCGCCGGCGGGTAGATGAACACGGGGTCGAAGCCGAACCCGTTGTCGCCCTCGGGCGCATCGGAGATGAACCCTTCCACAGTCTCCTGCCACGTGCCCAGAATCCCCTCGGGAGACGCGAGCGCAATGCAGCAGACGAACCGCGCCTGGCGATCCTCGGGCGCGACCCCCTCAAGGCGCTGGAGCAACCACGCGATGCGTTCGGGATCAGTCTCCGCAACGCGCGCCGACTTCACGCCGGGTTCGCCATTGAGCGCATCCACCTCCAGGCCACTGTCATCGGCGACGGCCCAGTGCCCGGTGGCTGCGGCGATGACCAGAGCCTTTTCACAGGCATTCGCGCAGAAGGTATCGTGAGGCTCTTCTACTTCCGGCGCGTCCGGAAAGTCCGCGAGCGAGACCACCTCCACGGCCAGCCCATCCAACAGTTCCGCGATTTCCCGAAACTTGCCCTGATTCCGGGTGGCGACCACGAGCCGCTCCAGCATGCTATCCGGCCCCGTGCCTTTCGATGATTTCGTCGATCTGAGCCAGCTGCTCGGGAGTGAGGGTCCAACCGGATGCCGCCGCTGTCTCTTGAATCTGGGCGGGTCGCTTGGCACCAGCGAGGGCACAGGTCAGGCCGGGCTGGGCGAGAACCCAGGCCAGCGCGAGCTGAGCCGCGGTGCGTCCCTGAGCCTCCGCCATCGCAGCCAGTTCCCGCACAGCTGCCACGTTTCTCGCGAGGCGCTCGCCCTTGAACATAGGGGAACTTGAGCGGGCATCAGACTCCGGGAAGGTCGCATTCTCGTCATACTTTCCGGTGAGCAATCCGCGCGCCATGGGACTGTACGCCAGCACGCCGATGTTGTGCTCGCGGCAGAATGGGAGTATTTCCGCCTCGATGTCCCGGGTGAGCATGCTGTAGGGCGGCTGGAGGGAGTGCAGTGGGCAGACTTCCATGAACTCGGACATCTGCTCCACGCTGTAGTTGGAGACACCGACAGCCCTGATCTTCCCGCTGTCCAGGCAGGCCTTCATCGCGGCGGCGGTGTCCTTGATCGGCACGTCAGGGTCGGGCCAGTGAACCTGGAACAGGTCGATGTAATCTGTCTCCAGGCGGTCGAGACTGTCCTCAAGACTGCTCGCAATGTACTCGGGCGAACTGTTGCGGGTGATGTTCT
This region of Armatimonadota bacterium genomic DNA includes:
- the rdgB gene encoding RdgB/HAM1 family non-canonical purine NTP pyrophosphatase, which codes for MLERLVVATRNQGKFREIAELLDGLAVEVVSLADFPDAPEVEEPHDTFCANACEKALVIAAATGHWAVADDSGLEVDALNGEPGVKSARVAETDPERIAWLLQRLEGVAPEDRQARFVCCIALASPEGILGTWQETVEGFISDAPEGDNGFGFDPVFIYPPAGCTFARLSRAEKSQVSHRGKALQAFRRDFKAILAQR
- a CDS encoding aldo/keto reductase, whose product is MEYRKLGASDLNISTVGYGCWAMGHAFWGDDVVDEESVAAVKLAFSLGINFYDTAQAYGCGHSERVLAQGIAGLPRDQVIIATKTGLQWDADQNITRNSSPEYIASSLEDSLDRLETDYIDLFQVHWPDPDVPIKDTAAAMKACLDSGKIRAVGVSNYSVEQMSEFMEVCPLHSLQPPYSMLTRDIEAEILPFCREHNIGVLAYSPMARGLLTGKYDENATFPESDARSSSPMFKGERLARNVAAVRELAAMAEAQGRTAAQLALAWVLAQPGLTCALAGAKRPAQIQETAAASGWTLTPEQLAQIDEIIERHGAG